The following coding sequences lie in one Arachis ipaensis cultivar K30076 chromosome B03, Araip1.1, whole genome shotgun sequence genomic window:
- the LOC107631959 gene encoding peroxisomal membrane protein 11A: MSFQSPPPPSPLHPTQNPNQQKTKPEGEKKRDFLTHLETYLAKRDGVDKLLKISRYTSKLILFTSWAKAQPQAHNGPSLYNRLKAFESSVGISRKSLRLGKFVQDLNALRALQKPRVKSTTSSSDLDFFLSIVAYGGEGIYYFVEQLVWLSKSGLIDPKRSRSFQKISAWCEFVGYFGSVALKFRDLKVIGEDEECLKSTVEIASLRGECCEVEEERLRKVREKKTMKKLSILQDLADLVMALDDMIDGKGPFSGPVFMASAGLLSALISTHKNWKSC, from the coding sequence ATGTCTTTCCAAtctccaccaccaccatcaccgcTCCACCCGACCCAAAACCCGAACCAACAAAAAACCAAACCTGaaggagaaaagaagagagacTTCCTGACTCACCTCGAAACCTATCTCGCCAAACGCGACGGCGTCGACAAGCTACTCAAGATCTCACGCTACACCTCAAAACTCATCCTCTTCACTTCCTGGGCCAAGGCCCAACCCCAAGCCCATAACGGCCCATCTCTCTACAACCGCCTCAAGGCCTTCGAGTCCAGCGTCGGCATCAGCCGCAAGTCCCTCCGCCTCGGCAAATTCGTCCAAGACCTCAACGCGCTCCGTGCCCTACAAAAACCGCGCGTGAAATCCACCACCAGCTCCTCCGATCTCGACTTCTTCCTCTCCATCGTCGCCTACGGCGGCGAGGGAATCTACTACTTCGTCGAGCAGCTCGTCTGGCTATCCAAATCGGGACTCATCGATCCGAAACGGTCGCGTTCGTTTCAGAAAATCAGCGCGTGGTGCGAGTTCGTAGGGTACTTCGGTAGCGTGGCTTTGAAATTCAGGGATTTGAAGGTGATCGGAGAGGACGAAGAGTGCTTGAAATCGACCGTTGAAATTGCGAGTTTGAGAGGGGAATGTTGTGAGGTGGAAGAAGAGAGGTTGAGGAAGGTGAGGGAGAAGAAGACGATGAAGAAGCTTTCGATTCTTCAGGATTTGGCTGATTTGGTTATGGCTTTGGATGATATGATCGACGGCAAGGGACCGTTTTCGGGGCCGGTTTTCATGGCTTCCGCCGGGTTGTTGTCTGCTCTCATCAGCACTCACAAGAATTGGAAATCTTGTTAA
- the LOC107631958 gene encoding deSI-like protein At4g17486, giving the protein MKLKSKKGWKSIVPLHLKGKSAMRFSLFRKVNSASCGPAKTPVYLNVYDLTPMNGYMYWAGLGIYHSGVEVHGVEYAFGAHDYPSSGVFEVEPRQCPGFKFRKSIFIGTTSLDPVQVREFMERQAASYNGDTYHLILKNCNHFCKDMCYKLTGKSIPKWVNRLAKLGSICNCVLPQALRTSSVRHDPSYQPLPHDSEKRRLRGSFNCLSSISMRQKHLSTSSLFLQSPIRGCLSSSWPSWELRKSINRSLKER; this is encoded by the exons ATGAAATTGAAGTCTAAGAAAGGATGGAAATCTATTGTGCCTCTTCATTTGAAAGGGAAATCGGCGATGCGCTTTTCTCTTTTTCGCAAGGTCAATTCGGCTAGCTGTGGACCGGCGAAAACGCCGGTCTATCTCAATGTTTATGACTTGACACCCATGAATGGTTACATGTATTGGGCTGGTCTTGGTATCTACCACTCTGGTGTCGAAG TTCATGGAGTGGAATATGCATTTGGAGCTCATGACTACCCATCAAGTGGTGTTTTTGAGGTTGAACCAAGGCAGTGCCCCGGCTTCAAGTTTCGGAAGTCAATATTCATAGGAACCACTTCTTTGGATCCTGTTCAAGTTAGGGAGTTCATGGAACGCCAAGCCGCAAGCTACAACGGCGACACATATCATTTAATTCTTAAGAACTGCAACCACTTCTGCAAGGACATGTGCTACAAGCTTACTGGCAAATCAATCCCAAAATGGGTAAATAGACTTGCAAAGTTAG GTTCAATATGCAATTGTGTTCTACCACAAGCACTAAGAACTTCATCTGTGAGGCATGATCCTAGCTATCAACCCTTACCCCATGATAGTGAAAAGAGAAGGCTTAGAGGCTCCTTCAATTGCTTGTCCTCAATCTCAATGCGCCAAAAGCACTTGTCGACGTCTTCGCTATTTCTACAGTCAcccattagagggtgcttgtcaTCTTCATGGCCCTCCTGGGAACTCAGGAAGTCCATTAATCGTTCCTTGAAAGAAAGGTAA